The window ATTTTGTTGACAAAGCCATTTCCTGAAGGCAATATCAAAATCTGTGATTTAGGCTTAGCTTGCCTTGTCAATGATGGTGAAGACATTCGAGAAATTGTTGGAACACCTGATTATGTTGCTCCAGAAGTATTAAGCTACGAACCACTTGGATTATCTACAGATATGTGgtgagtttgtttgtttctttctttgtttaccCTACTTTAAATGGGTATGCAAAACGAGAACAAGAAGATGCCAACCCAAGGATTAGGCAGCTTCTATCCTGTCTCTAGTGTTACATCATCtatgagaaaaacacttcatcatcatcatcgtttaacgtccgttttccgcactagcacggattggacggttcgaccggggtctgggaagccaggggctgcaccaggctccagtctgatctggcagagtttctacagctggatgcccttcctaacgccaaccactctgcgagtgtagtgggtgctttttacgtgccacctgcacaggtgccaggtgggtccagcatcggccacgatcggttggagcttttaacgtgccaccagcacggaagccagccaaggcggctatggcaacggccacgttcggatggtgctttttttatgtgccaccggcactggagccacttgaggcagcactggcatcggccacgtttggacggtgctttttatgtgccaacggcacagaagccagtcaaactCTTAATAAACTCCATTCACTAACTTTAAATGGATATGACAGGGTGAGACTGTTCATTGTTGCAAGGTACAGTGTCAGTACTGTGAAATTGATGAGTGTTCTATGAGCTTGCAGTGTTGAATTCAATTCTTGTGAGAATTACTTTCAGTGGGATGGGCTTTTCCTAGCAAAATTTCCTTAGATAAACTATTTGGAAAGGATTTTTCACTAGTTCAGTTATCCTAGTGGGTTATAAGACTGACtgtcacataaaaaaaagaaaaattatttttttgcagTGTCATTTCTTGctcattattaaaattttaaaataaaattattttgttgcaaataaaaagagtggctgtgtggtaagtagcttgtttaccaaccacatggttccgggttcagtcccactgcgtggtaccttgggcaagtgtcttctactaagccttgggccgaccaaagccttgtgagtggatttggtagacggaaactgaaagaagcccgtcgtatatatgtatatatatgtgtgtgtgtatgtgtttgtgtgtctgtttttgtcccccaagcatcgcttgacaactgatgccggtgtgtttatgtccccgttacttagcagttcggcaaaagagaccgatagaataagtactaagcttacaaaagaataagtctcggggtcgagttgctcgactaaaggcagtgctccagcatggccgcagtcaaatgactgaaacaagtaaaagagtaaagagtattcagACTTCTTTATGTTGAGTCTACGTCTATGTGAGAACTTTTCAACTGTTATGTGCTTTATCTTTAAACTTTAACGTTTTGATGTTCTTCAGTATATAATGGCTATAGCTAGAATGCCAGTCAAACAACACTTTGATTGGCTTTCAATACTGTATACTCAAGTAGAAATAATAGTGTTGTTACTCAACATCCAAACCATCATGAAATATACACCCTAACATTCAGATATCtctcaaatgtattgcttattatttttgttcattgAAATCTTCAAACTATGAAATAACGCAAGATTGATTCAAAAGAACCCGTAAGTTCACTCGTAAGTTTACGTGTGAATTGATGGGTCAGACCATGTCGCTGTATCGATCACATGTATCTCGCGACTACGTGTACGTGGGCAAGACCGCGAGCTTCGGGTCATTCTTACGATATTGGGCACGGTAGCACGGCAGACTGACGACGCAGGCCTTTCACTGGCGGCCCCGGCGCTTAGACTAGCCGGGAACGGAAGGCGCCGTGAAGGCCGGTACCAGAGACACACACCTGCCGGCTGCTACCCCTTAATATAGTCTAAACCCCCTtgggtgattgtttatttttagaatgacattgtagggtatgtttGAGAAGCtacttttaacataaaacaggtagaatatttggcccagttatagccagtttaaatgctaaaggcttaaataTCTACTACATTAAATGAGAAACATCTCTATTCATAAATATCCTTGAGATCCATTAACAATTAATAAAACTTGTGAAATTAAAACTCTAGGGCCGTTGTATGCCAAATATTGATTTgtattgctagtggagcgctaagggtaccatacgagtgagatcgtggccagagcaacaagctggcctccgtaccgatggcacattaaaaacaccattcgagcgtgattgttacctgcatcaccttactagcaattgtgctggtggcacatgaaaaatcattcgagcgaggtcgttgccagtgccactggactggctcctgtgcacgtggcacacaaaaagcaccatttgagcgtggctgttacCAGTACCgtctaactggccctcgtgctggtggcacgtaaaaacacccgctacactctcagagtggttggcgttaggaagggcatcctgctgtagaaactctaccagatcagattggagtctggtgcagccatctggttcgccagtcctcagtcaaatcatccaacccatgctagcatggaaagcggacgttaaatgatggtgataatgatacgTATTGTCTTATAGATGATGTGTTTTGGTCTTTCTCATTAAAAGAAAAGAGGACCCATCATGTTTCAAATTAAATGTACCGAGCCTAGAAGTAAGATTTGTCTGTGTTTTTAGATAGAAATCAAAAGAGATTCTTGGATTGTTCCTGGCTGCAGATATCAaataatttttccctttaaaataGTATATCTTCTCATACATCCTCCAGCTGAAAATAAAGATTTTGTAGTTGTTCTATTGAGACTCTATTTTGATAGCCATACATCAACAAATTAAGACAAAAGTAAACTTgtctaatcaaaaaaaaaaaaaaaaaaaaacattgtaaatggaTTAGCatttttaaagtgatttctttctttattttattttatttgagatgACTTTTTTTATAATTGgtctttataatttcttttaggAGTCTTGGAGTGCTAACTTACGTTATGTTATCTGCTTGTTCCCCCTTTGATGGGGAAAGCAAACAGGAAACATACCTGAAtatatctcaggtaaatcttgaTTTTCCTGACTATTTGTTTGAATCAATCAGTTATGGTGCCATTGATTTTATGAAGAACTTGCTCATCAAAGATCCAAGGTAAGCATAGGTTGAGTTTAATTTCTCAATCATATTTTCCACATAATTAAATCATAGATtttaaatattggtgccttgaaAATCTGTTAGGTAAAGTAAAATTGACAAAGCCAACAGGACAGTTATTGTTTGTAGTAACATGTAACAGGAATATAAAAGTCAAATACTGTGAAACGGCCAAAGATAAATTGTTTCAGGATGGGGAGGATAGatgataatatcatcatcatcatcgtttagcatccgctttccatgctagcatgggttggatggttcaactggggtctgggaagccagaaggctgcaccaggcccagtctgatctggcaatgtttctacggctggatgcccttcctaacgccaacaatatgataatgaaattattgtatacagtgctcaggtgcaccacaacttgtcaaaagtgcatataaagcatctgcagtaatgtacaaatgtctggaaagtgaacagtgtatgagtcaggtacctgcttgcatgtgtatggaggggagaaaatcaggtgtagtgttggcgaatctccggaagcatggaagttttgaaggatgcagtgcccgGTTATAGTTGAATATAAGAGCATTAGTCTAATTCAGTATCAGTGCTGAAATttagatatttcatttcatttcatttcatttgagtttgagtccatgctcaggccaagtcgaagactccaccctcagagtctggtgtggttgccaggttgtattctctgtttaattttgacatgtgtaggagcgagtttgagtcagtttgtgctcgttgtgtatatcctgggagatggggttcatctctaatggtgcttaagtatctatccagctgcaatttgaatgattccacactgcatcctgatagatttctgacatgtaccggaatggagttgaatagttgtgctcctcgaaccaacagacttgactcttgcagggtttttgctgcctggccagcctttttgttgattggtggtagctggcagcgtcgtccgtggcgcagtgagtggtaggttttgataccaaagtttggcaccttttgctctatcattttccaaatatatataattcggtatcgctcaaatcttctttctattgagtacatcctcaaggttttgagtctttgccaatagtccaggtccctcatttctgagaagtatgaggtaaaatttctttggagcgattccatcttagatagttggccctttgttgttggtgaccacaactgagaacagtagtcaatatgtaatatgtaaataaGTCAAAgctattgttatttgtttttcttctaagTCCACAATTAATCATAAGAGAAATTCCTTGATTATAGTGAAATAAATAGCCAACATAGATAATGAAAATGGGCTGACAGTTTTTGATCAAAAACATACAATTTTGATTGTACATAATTTATAACcttgtttacaaaaaataaatgcatttgttgtttgctttgatgtatttatgtgatggaattttaatattttcccagaTGCCGGATGGATGCTGCGCAGTGTTTGACTCATGCTTGGATACGAGGAGAACACGTACCACATCCAATAGAATCTAACCAcgaagaggatgaggaggaagaagaagaagaggaggaggaagaaggtgaAGAGAAGGAAGCTGAAGAGACTGATACTAAAAATAAGGGGGATAAACAGAAAGAGGTAAACTCTGTTTTGCAGAGTCAACCTTCAGCGGAATGTGAACCCAGCTGTGATGTGCCTAAACCGGAACAGAAGTCAGAAGGCAAACACGAAAAAGAATGTTCGATGGAGAAAAGAGATGCTGGGGAGAACAGTGAAGCCGAACATGCTTTACTTAGCGAAACAGCAGAAGGGGGTGCGCTTAAAAAACACGAGAAAAAACTAGAAGCAAAAGATGCAAGCTTCGTCAATAACGAAAACTCCCCATCTAATCCTCTCAATGGAGACTTCAGTGAAGAAGATTCTGGTTGTGTGGACTCTGTTAATAATAGTTTAACCTGCATTAATGATTTGGACTGACTTTCTGTCAGACATCTCGTCCACTTTTCACTGCCACTTCCTGTTTTCATTTCCCAAACCCACACTACCTTTCCCTGTTTCAAGACCTGTAGGCTTCCTGGGGTTATGGTCTTGTAGGAGAGATTCTAATGACATTATAATACTTTGTATGGTAGGCCTCAGTAACATgtctaaaaaaaggtaaaaaaaaaagataattttgaGCATGAAGAAGGGATCTGATAATATTTCCATATCATACTCCATCTTAGATTCCACTGACCAAAGCAAAATGATTTGTGCATCTTCCACTtattttgatacagacacagacaGTACCTTGTCTTTTGTGGAAAGAAATGGCTGGTAGGTTGGCAAATGGAGGATTGTTATGAAATAAAtctccaaagaaaaaaaatatttccatgtaaaaaaaaaaaaaaattatatatatccatgtaaatAGCTATTTGGGGAAAATGCCCCTCCCCCATGACTTTTTCTGAAGAAGAAAGTCACAGAAACAgttaaatgttgtaaatattgAACAAGTGTAGCAAAGGAAATTTTTCTATCTAAGACTACACATTCCAGTTGCTCTTATGAATTGGTGACCATGATGATTCTCCTAATTAGCTTATTTAAAGAAAGATGAAGATGAACATAGATAATTATCAAGATACAAAGTATttgcacaaaaaaagaaaaatgataaaagtgtaaaaaaaaaaaatataaacttgtttgaaacattcaagagaaagataattgactttttgtttgtttgcttgttattgtttttgtttgttcagagatttataatattttttatttgtttgttctctTGACCAACTATTTCCCTTCTGGACCAAACTTCTTTGTGAAAAACCTTCTTTCCGCCTTTCTTACAATATTCATTATTTCACTTTCTGTGAAGCAACATTATTTCTTGAGCACACAGGTAAAcgcatattacatacacacacatttctgatgccaaattttttttttattgtccttCATTTCTAGATTAAATCTAGATACATTTTCGAAATATCTTAATAATGGTTGATTGATGTGTAAAGAGCCAACTTCCATGTTGATACATTTTGATTTGATCAGAACCTTGTGTGCTTATTATAACAACATTTCTGTGTATTgttataacaaaatattattcagTCTAATTTCCaagttgtattttttattttccttttttttgttcccTTTAAGATCAGTCTCATTCAATTAACTTAgtattaaattaataatgataaattaagcAAAGAAAATATCTCTTAATACACTAACTgatataataatatcatcattgttttattttaatattcatgaccctttaagaaaaaaaatttcttactCAGTAACAAATGTCTGACAACTCACAAAATATTTCTTGCCAAATGCATTTGACACAAAAGATTTCTGTCCATGCTAATATGGGCAACGTGCCTTGTACATAATCATTTACCTTCACTTTCATATATTCCCATAATTTCTGCACTAAAGTTCACCCAAATGTAAAGCCGGTAAAGAAAGacaataatttaatttactttgtttctattctaattgttttgtttttttaaaaaaaaaagggttagaTAAGAACAGACTAACttgaattatttttatcaaaccgATACTTTGATAATGAAGTAATTAAGAAAATTTTCTCATATTTGAAGCATTTAGTAGAATTATTTTCCAAAGTACAtacattctccctctttcttctttaCCCCTTTCTGACATGCATTCTTAAACGCTTTCAGAATTGCTACATTCTATGAACATGTCTTCAACAAAGAATTCCTtccaatttatattttgtttggatTTTAGATACAAAAACTAATATTCCTTTGATAGCCATATTTTtcctattcattttctttttgtcatagAAATTATAGATAACAGCTCAGGTTTTTATGAGCAGGCTGTCTCCTGAATATTCTCTTTTAGATATGGAATAGGTACCAAAAGAATTATGTAATATTTGCATCAGTTTTAATTGTGAATTGCAGTTCATAAAAACACActcatattttgcatttgcaaCTTCTTTATTTTGATATCAATGCCTTAATACATTCCTCCAGTCACTTTCAACGCCATTCCTAATGCTACCAAATATTTGTACAGCCTAGCTAGTTGGtggccactttttttttttttaaatattctcacAAGACACTGGGATTTGGTGCAGTTGTGTTTGACTTCATAAATCCTTAAGAATTTACACAGGTATCCAGTgttacagaaatgcatacattttattttcaagaaCAATTCCATCTTATTAACATCATCACTTCAGGTTGCAAATAGTAAAATTCTGAGCGTCATCCTTTTGTCATCCTAAAAGAACATAGATTTGAATTCAGCTaaattcagttcttttttttttttggcttcctttttttttttttgtgctgtttgtattttgtacaattttttgttttgtatatgagTGGTTGCTGGCAATTTGTAACCAAACTGATTCACTTTTCCTTCATATGAATAAAAACTTTAGTGTCATCGGAAGTGACAAGTTGCTCAGAGGTATGTATAAGCATTGTTTGTTGCATTGGCAAAAATAAGGAATAGTCAACCTCTTCAGTATTAAATGGTTGCTTTGTAGTCATTGGGTTTTTTTGGGGGTAGAGATGTCCCCAAAATTAGATTATTTACTATCTTTAAGCTTGATAGATGATGGCTGTTATcaaaatttatttgaattaaatgcCTTATGGTATTTAGTTGTTACCCTTTCCTTTCTTGTTTCAAATCCAACCAAAGTTAACTTCACTTTTCCACTCtctgggggtcaataaaacaactaTCAATAATATAAGGGACCAATGCAATTGATTATTATTTCCTATAAATTTGTGACTTTGTGTTTGTACGAATTCAAATGATTTGTTATACAGTCACATGCTGAAGACTGAGTTGCTGGATTCGACTTGTCTGTTAACTCCCTACCAAaactttctttaatttatttatactgCCAAAATATGAAAGCTGTCATGAAGGttcatggctgagtggttagaacgtcgggctcacaatcatgagggaATGATTTTGATTCCAGGACCAggttgtgtgttatgttcttgagcaagacactttatttcacgttgctccagttcactcagctgtagaaatgagttgcgatgtcactggtgccaagctgtattggcattttcctttcccttgaataacattggtggcatgaagAGATTTGTGCCTCAGAGAAGAACTTTGTCGGttcatcccatggtcattcatgaccaaagtggTGTTTTACCCTTTACCATGAGACAAGTATATGTTAAAATAGCATTGTTGAAGTCAATTTAAtgttaattgtttctaatttaagcacaagaccACCAATTTTCGAGGAGAAGAGGCCTTAGTCAATCTCATTGaacccagtacttggctggtattttATTATGTCTGGAGATGTGAAACATAAAGTTGAcctctgggatttgaactcacaatctgaATAGCTGTAGctaataccacaaggcattttttttttccaacactaATCACTCTGACAATCCACCACCCTAAGTCaatttaagcctttagcatttaaaccagtcgtgtctggcccagatattctacctgtctTATGTCCAAACTGATCAAATCCAGTCTCTCTcatctaccttacaatgtcattctaaagataaacaatcacgGCAACAAAGTCtgaaagctacaagacaatgtgaataaataggcgcaggagtggctgtgtggtaagtcgcttgctaaccaaccacatggttccgggttcagtcccactgagtggcatcttgggcaagtgtcttctgctatagccccgggccgaccaatgccttgtgagtggatttggtagacggaaactgaaagaagcctgtcgtatatatgtacatatatgtatgtgtgtgtatatgtttgtttgtccccctagcattgcttgacaaccgatgctggtgtgtttacgtccccgttacttagcggttcggcgaaagagactgatagaataagtactgggcttacaaagaataagtcccggggtcgatttgctcgactaaaggcggtgctccagcatggccgcagtcaaatgacaagtaaaagagtaaataggcATTACATTTCACAGTAATCTGAATACAGAAAGGTTAATGATTTATAGAATACCAAACTCATCTCAATAAACAGTGAAATAGAGCTCAGAGGATGGATAAAATAAATGACTGACACCAAGAAGTACTAAGCTATAGTATATTTCTATTA of the Octopus sinensis linkage group LG1, ASM634580v1, whole genome shotgun sequence genome contains:
- the LOC115212091 gene encoding serine/threonine-protein kinase 17A-like, which produces MNGCNAHVAMGCNRVAEEKVDIFSPRTPINTEPLTSKYSIQGELGRGKFAVVKRCVNLETNEEVAAKFIRKRRRGKNCRDQILREIVMLELSRPHHRVVDLIEVFESPTEMILITEYCSGGELFHECVIEESFKESDVVRLLGEILEGVLFLHRKNILHLDLKPQNILLTKPFPEGNIKICDLGLACLVNDGEDIREIVGTPDYVAPEVLSYEPLGLSTDMWSLGVLTYVMLSACSPFDGESKQETYLNISQVNLDFPDYLFESISYGAIDFMKNLLIKDPRCRMDAAQCLTHAWIRGEHVPHPIESNHEEDEEEEEEEEEEEGEEKEAEETDTKNKGDKQKEVNSVLQSQPSAECEPSCDVPKPEQKSEGKHEKECSMEKRDAGENSEAEHALLSETAEGGALKKHEKKLEAKDASFVNNENSPSNPLNGDFSEEDSGCVDSVNNSLTCINDLD